Proteins from one Salaquimonas pukyongi genomic window:
- the nagZ gene encoding beta-N-acetylhexosaminidase, which produces MGIKAFITGVAGTSLSDEERSFIDHEHPWGLILFARNIEEPRQVHRLVDEFRESVGRGNAPVLIDQEGGRVQRLCPPHWEAYATARQLGDLWRHDPAAGEEAIRLHSRLIAFDLLNLGINVDCLPVLDVPVEGSHDIIGDRAYSSNPQEVAAMGRMACEGLLAGGVLPVVKHIPGHGRASTDSHLELPEVHAGHDALSATDFAPFKALADMPLAMTAHVRFHALDREHPATVSQSIITAIIRGEIGFDGLLMSDDLSMQALEGTLADRTEASIGAGCDMVLHCNGDMREMTEVASVCPVLEGRALERAENAEALLVESGEIDVDAARARYRDLLEPAV; this is translated from the coding sequence ATGGGAATCAAGGCATTCATTACCGGTGTAGCGGGAACATCGCTTAGTGACGAAGAGCGCAGCTTCATCGATCACGAGCATCCCTGGGGACTGATTCTGTTTGCGCGCAACATCGAGGAACCAAGGCAGGTCCACCGCCTTGTCGATGAATTCCGAGAAAGCGTCGGAAGGGGCAATGCGCCGGTACTGATCGATCAGGAGGGCGGCCGCGTTCAGCGCCTTTGCCCGCCTCATTGGGAAGCTTATGCGACGGCCCGGCAATTGGGGGATTTGTGGCGCCACGATCCAGCAGCCGGTGAGGAAGCAATTCGCCTGCATTCGCGCCTGATTGCATTCGATCTCCTCAATCTGGGTATCAATGTCGATTGCCTGCCGGTGCTCGATGTGCCGGTTGAGGGCAGCCATGACATCATCGGCGACCGGGCCTATTCCAGCAATCCGCAGGAAGTGGCGGCGATGGGCCGCATGGCTTGCGAGGGGCTGCTGGCAGGTGGCGTCTTGCCGGTGGTAAAGCACATTCCCGGCCATGGCCGCGCCAGCACTGACAGTCACCTGGAACTTCCGGAAGTCCATGCCGGTCATGACGCGCTTTCGGCCACTGACTTCGCACCGTTCAAGGCGCTGGCGGACATGCCGCTCGCCATGACCGCCCATGTGCGGTTTCATGCCCTCGACCGCGAACATCCGGCAACGGTGTCGCAAAGCATCATTACCGCCATTATCCGGGGCGAAATCGGGTTTGACGGCCTGCTGATGAGCGATGATCTTTCAATGCAGGCGCTGGAAGGCACACTGGCCGATCGCACAGAAGCCAGCATTGGCGCGGGCTGCGACATGGTCCTGCATTGCAATGGCGACATGCGGGAAATGACGGAAGTCGCCTCGGTCTGCCCGGTGCTGGAGGGCAGGGCGCTTGAGCGGGCCGAAAATGCAGAGGCCCTGCTGGTTGAGTCCGGTGAAATTGATGTGGATGCCGCAAGGGCACGCTACCGCGACTTGTTGGAACCTGCCGTCTGA
- a CDS encoding segregation and condensation protein A, producing the protein MSDNPFNEPDFWARRDEDRAVSDPLLVVDVDGFEGPLDLLLELARRQKVDLSRISILALAEQYLEFIAEVRKLRIELAADYLVMAAWLAYLKSRLLLPDHEDDEEGPSGEELAAQLAFRLQRLEAMREAASRLINRNRLGRDFFPRGMPEPIVTEKTQQYEASLYDLLTAYAAQRQRNAISTVTISQRQVWSLSEAREILERMIGGLKDWTPLDSFLLDYIPDPKMRASVLASSFAASLEMVREGRLDVRQEGAYEPIYLKQQVN; encoded by the coding sequence ATGAGCGACAATCCATTCAATGAGCCGGATTTCTGGGCGAGGCGCGATGAGGACCGCGCTGTGTCCGACCCGCTTCTGGTGGTTGATGTGGACGGTTTTGAAGGCCCGCTCGACCTGCTGCTGGAGCTTGCCCGCCGCCAGAAAGTCGATCTTTCAAGGATATCGATCCTGGCCCTGGCCGAACAATATCTTGAATTCATCGCCGAGGTCAGAAAGCTGCGCATTGAACTGGCAGCGGACTATCTGGTGATGGCGGCATGGCTTGCCTATCTGAAATCGCGTCTGTTGCTTCCTGACCATGAGGATGACGAGGAAGGTCCTTCCGGTGAAGAACTTGCCGCCCAGCTTGCTTTCCGCCTGCAGCGCCTGGAAGCGATGCGCGAGGCCGCCTCCCGCCTGATCAATCGCAACCGGCTGGGGCGGGATTTTTTCCCCCGCGGCATGCCCGAGCCCATCGTCACCGAAAAGACCCAGCAATATGAGGCTTCGCTCTATGACCTGCTGACGGCCTATGCCGCCCAGCGCCAGCGCAACGCCATTTCGACGGTGACGATTTCCCAGCGCCAGGTCTGGTCGCTCAGCGAGGCGCGTGAAATCCTCGAACGCATGATTGGCGGTCTGAAGGACTGGACGCCGCTCGACAGCTTTCTGCTTGATTACATTCCCGATCCGAAAATGCGGGCCAGCGTGCTTGCTTCCTCCTTTGCCGCCTCGCTGGAGATGGTCCGCGAGGGCAGGCTGGACGTGCGTCAGGAAGGGGCTTATGAGCCGATCTATCTGAAACAACAGGTCAACTGA
- the scpB gene encoding SMC-Scp complex subunit ScpB — translation MGERGSAAEEEQEQATILPFAPPGKVAGEAMDARDLREQLRMIEAILFASSEPVSEKALRERMPDGIDFDALMAELQQAYAGRGVNVVRIGGNWAFRTADDLGFLLQNEAVETRKLSRAALEVLATVAYHQPVTRAEVEEVRGVATSKGTLDVLLETGWVKMRGRRKTPGRPVTYGTTDAFLDHFGLAELRDLPGLDELKGAGLLQGRLPANFQIPVPDGVDDLAEDEDPFTPDDLEELGLLPPTGGDEDGE, via the coding sequence ATGGGCGAACGCGGCTCCGCTGCCGAAGAAGAACAGGAACAGGCAACCATCCTGCCCTTTGCCCCTCCGGGAAAGGTGGCCGGCGAGGCGATGGATGCTCGCGACCTGCGCGAGCAGCTTCGAATGATCGAGGCAATTCTGTTTGCTTCCTCTGAACCGGTTTCTGAAAAGGCGCTGCGCGAACGCATGCCCGACGGCATCGATTTCGATGCCTTGATGGCTGAACTGCAGCAGGCCTATGCCGGGCGCGGTGTCAATGTGGTGCGCATCGGCGGTAACTGGGCTTTCAGGACGGCCGACGATCTGGGGTTTTTGCTGCAGAACGAAGCCGTTGAGACGCGAAAGCTCAGCCGTGCGGCACTGGAAGTGCTGGCAACCGTCGCCTATCATCAGCCGGTTACCCGCGCCGAGGTGGAAGAGGTGCGTGGCGTTGCAACGTCCAAGGGGACACTGGACGTATTGCTGGAAACCGGCTGGGTGAAGATGCGCGGACGGCGCAAGACGCCGGGCCGGCCGGTGACCTATGGCACCACCGATGCATTTCTGGATCATTTCGGACTTGCCGAATTGCGTGATCTGCCGGGGCTGGATGAACTAAAGGGTGCCGGCCTTCTGCAGGGCAGGCTGCCGGCCAATTTTCAGATTCCCGTGCCGGATGGCGTTGACGACCTGGCCGAGGACGAAGACCCCTTTACGCCGGACGATCTGGAAGAGCTTGGCTTGCTGCCGCCCACGGGCGGTGATGAGGACGGGGAATAG
- a CDS encoding DUF192 domain-containing protein, giving the protein MLLVAGSPAGAQQEAIPAPPPSSLEVEGRQAEEIWIVTKSGRFRFTAEIADDPQERSRGLMFRKSMPPKHGMLFDFGEVRPVHMWMRNTPLSLDMVFLDETGTVTSIAERTTPFSDAIIDSGGPISHVLELNAGIVRLIGLQPGDRVEHASFEQ; this is encoded by the coding sequence ATGCTTCTCGTTGCCGGATCGCCCGCCGGCGCACAGCAGGAGGCAATCCCCGCCCCGCCGCCGTCCTCACTGGAGGTCGAAGGCCGTCAGGCTGAGGAAATCTGGATTGTCACAAAGTCGGGCCGGTTCCGCTTCACCGCCGAGATTGCCGATGATCCGCAGGAGCGCTCGCGCGGACTGATGTTTCGCAAATCCATGCCGCCCAAGCATGGCATGTTGTTCGACTTCGGAGAGGTGCGGCCGGTTCACATGTGGATGCGCAACACGCCGCTCTCCCTCGACATGGTGTTTCTTGATGAAACCGGTACCGTTACAAGCATTGCCGAGCGCACCACGCCGTTTTCCGATGCAATCATCGATTCAGGCGGGCCGATTTCCCATGTTCTGGAACTCAATGCCGGAATTGTCCGCCTCATCGGCCTGCAGCCCGGCGACAGGGTGGAGCATGCTTCGTTCGAACAGTAG
- a CDS encoding ETC complex I subunit, with the protein MTARIFSPSKTAMQSGRAKTGSWVLEFERETARRIEPLMGYTSSSDMKSQIRLEFDSQEEAVAYAEREGLDYRVEPAPPARKARRVMSYADNFAYSRKTPWTH; encoded by the coding sequence ATGACTGCCAGAATATTCAGTCCGTCCAAAACGGCCATGCAGTCGGGCCGCGCGAAAACCGGCAGCTGGGTGCTTGAATTCGAGCGCGAGACGGCACGCCGCATCGAGCCGCTTATGGGCTATACTTCGTCATCGGACATGAAGTCCCAGATCCGGCTGGAATTCGACAGTCAGGAAGAAGCGGTGGCCTATGCCGAACGCGAGGGTCTCGACTATCGCGTGGAACCTGCCCCCCCTGCCCGCAAGGCCCGCAGGGTCATGTCCTATGCCGACAATTTTGCCTATTCGCGCAAAACACCCTGGACGCACTAA